One stretch of Columba livia isolate bColLiv1 breed racing homer chromosome 29, bColLiv1.pat.W.v2, whole genome shotgun sequence DNA includes these proteins:
- the ACVR1B gene encoding activin receptor type-1B, producing the protein MAAPQRPPPRARPAPPLPAAAAVLLALLLAGALGGARALTCLCSDCKQANSTCETDGACMVSVFNLDGVKHHVRTCIPEAKLIPAGKPFYCLSSEDLRNTHCCYSDFCNKIDLMVPSGHLKENEAPSSWGPVELVAVIAGPVFLVFVVMIILVFVFHHHQRVYHNRQRLDVEDPSCEMCLSKDKTLQDLVYDLSTSGSGSGLPLFVQRTVARTIVLQEIIGKGRFGEVWRGRWRGGDVAVKIFSSREERSWFREAEIYQTVMLRHENILGFIAADNKDNGTWTQLWLVSDYHEHGSLFDYLNRYTVTIEGMIKLALSAASGLAHLHMEIVGTQGKPGIAHRDLKSKNILVKKNGTCAIADLGLAVRHDSVTDTIDIAPNQRVGTKRYMAPEVLDETINMKHFDSFKCADIYALGLVYWEIARRCNAGGIHEEYQLPYYDLVPSDPSIEEMRKVVCDQKLRPNIPNWWQSYEALRVMGKMMRECWYANGAARLTALRIKKTLSQLSVQEDVKI; encoded by the exons ATGGCCGCcccgcagcgcccgccgccccgcgcccgcccagccccgccgctgcccgctGCTGCCGCCGTCCTGCTCGCCCTGCTCCTGGCCGGGGCGCTCGGCGGGGCCCGCG CTCTGACGTGTCTGTGCTCCGACTGCAAACAAGCCAACTCCACGTGTGAAACGGATGGCGCCTGCATGGTCTCGGTCTTCAACCTGGACGGCGTTAAACATCACGTTCGCACCTGCATTCCTGAAGCCAAATTGATTCCTGCCGGGAAGCCCTTCTATTGCCTGAGTTCGGAAGATCTGCGGAATACTCACTGCTGCTACTCTGATTTCTGCAACAAAATCGATTTAATGGTTCCCAGCG GACATCTGAAAGAAAACGAAGCCCCGTCGAGCTGGGGTCCCGTGGAGCTGGTGGCCGTGATTGCCGGACCCGTCTTCCTCGTGTTTGTCGTCATGATCATACTCGTCTTTGTTTTTCACCACCACCAACGGGTCTATCACAACCGGCAGCGGCTGGACGTGGAAGACCCCTCTTGTGAAATGTGCCTGTCGAAGGATAAGACCTTGCAAGATCTCGTCTACGATCTTTCCACCTCTGGCTCTGGCTCAG GTTTGCCACTTTTTGTCCAGCGGACCGTGGCTCGGACGATTGTCCTTCAGGAGATCATCGGTAAAGGCCGCTTCGGTGAAGTGTGGCGCGGCCGGTGGCGCGGAGGTGACGTCGCTGTAAAGATCTTCTCTTCACGTGAGGAGCGCTCCTGGTTTAGGGAGGCAGAAATATATCAAACCGTTATGCTGCGACACGAGAACATCCTGGGGTTTATTGCCGCGGATAACAAAG ATAACGGAACGTGGACTCAGCTGTGGCTCGTCTCCGATTACCACGAGCACGGATCTCTCTTTGATTACCTTAATCGGTACACGGTGACTATCGAGGGGATGATCAAACTCGCCCTGTCCGCTGCCAGCGGGCTGGCCCACCTGCACATGGAGATTGTGGGGACTCAGG GAAAGCCTGGGATTGCTCACAGAGACCTGAAGTCCAAGAACATCTTGGTGAAGAAGAACGGCACATGTGCCATCGCCGACCTCGGGCTGGCTGTCCGGCACGATTCGGTTACAGATACGATTGATATTGCACCAAATCAAAGGGTCGGAACCAAACG atACATGGCCCCCGAAGTCTTGGATGAAACCATAAACATGAAGCATTTTGATTCATTTAAATGCGCCGATATCTACGCCTTGGGCTTGGTCTACTGGGAGATTGCTCGACGGTGCAATGCAGGAG GTATCCATGAGGAGTATCAGCTTCCCTACTACGACCTTGTACCCTCTGATCCTTCTATTGAGGAGATGCGGAAGGTCGTATGTGATCAGAAATTACGGCCTAATATCCCCAACTGGTGGCAAAGCTACGAG GCGCTCCGGGTGATGGGTAAGATGATGCGAGAGTGCTGGTACGCCAACGGAGCGGCTCGACTCACCGCCCTCCGCATTAAGAAAACCCTCTCCCAGCTCAGTGTCCAGGAGGATGTGAAAATCTAG